From Gemmatimonadaceae bacterium:
GGTTCCGCGCGCCCACGCTCGACACGAGCATGATGAGCATCCAGCGCGACAGCGCTTCGCGACCGATGAGGCGAATGGCGTAGGGAATCGAATCCACGCCGCGCCCGCCGAACGCCGCGGCATTCACGATGCGCAGCAGCGCGAGCGACAGCGACGGATGGCTGCGGAACGCCTCTTCGAGCGCGCGATCGGTGACGTTGGGCTCATTGAGCAGCGCCATGATGTGGAACATCGTGACCTGCTGCACCTGCACCGCGCGGCCGTCCATCGTTTCCGGACGGCTGAACACGTAGCCCTGGAAGAGCGTGAAGCCGACTTGCTTGCAGGCCGCGAGCGCCGGGCGCGTCTCCACCCGCTCGGCCAGCACGGCGATCCCCATCTTGCGCAGACGCTCCACGGTGGGGGCCAGCGCGGCCAGATCGCGGTCGAGCACATCGATCTTCACGATCGACGCGAACGGCAGCAGCGCGTCGAGCGACTCGCGGCCATCATAGTCATCGAGGGCGATCGTGTACCCTTCGCTTACCGCACGCGCGCAGGCATCCACCACGGCGGCGGTGCCATCCACCGATTCCAGAAGCTCGAGCACCACGGCCGACGGATCGAAGATCTTGTACAGATCCCCGAGCAGATGCTCTTCGGTAATGTTCACGAAGGCGGTCGTGCCGGCGGTCAGGCGGTCGAGCCCGATGGAGAGCAGCGCATGGAGCGCGGTATCACTGCACATGAACGCCGCCGAGCGCCCCAGGCCCGCCTCGGTCGCATCCGCCGAGGCGCGGTACAACAGTTCGTACGCCACGCGTTGATCGGCGGCGTCGAAGATCGGCTGTCGGGCGATGAAGACGTGCTGCGCCGTCGGGGGCGGCGTCACGTCGACGTCTGAAACAGGCATTGGGCGGCGAGCGGGGAATCGGGAACGCGTGCCGACCACGGGCGTACGACGTCATGAGGTCAGACACTCCATCCTTCGACTATCGGGGTTGCTATGCGGCAACTTCTTGCACGACCGATCTGTGACAGTCGGCACCGCGCGCATCGCGCGCTGGCGCTGGTCGCAGTCGGCGCACTTGGCCTGGCCGCCTGTGGGGATCGCCCGGAGCGTACCGCCGCCGTCGATTCGGCGCTGGCGCGCGATCTGACGCTCGCCGGGTCGGCGTCGAACCCGGTGTCGCTGGGCGATACGGCCATGCGCGCGCCATCTGCGCCAGCCAAGCCAACTGAGCCATCAACACGCCAGAAACAAGCGAATAACACGCCACGAAAGCCTGTTTTGGCGCAAAAGATCGCGCCGAAGCCTGTAGCACGTCCAACGCGCCAGACGCCCGCGCCTGCACCGGCGCCAGTGGCCACCACCCCGGCGCCGGCGCCCGTCCCTGCCGCCCCCATGCCAGCCCCGGCCCCCGGTCCGGCGCCGGCGGCGCGCGGCAGCATCGGCGCCGGCACGCTGCTCTCCGGCGCCACGAGCGCCGAGATCTGCTCCTTGGCCAACCGGCCCGGTGACCGGTTTGTCGTCTCCCTCGCCCGCACCGTGACGGGGAGCAACGGCGCCGTCCTCGACGCGGGCACCCCCATCCTCATCGAACTCGCGAGCGCCGGCACCGACGGGTTCACCTTCCGCCTGCGGGGCGTGCAGGTCCATGGGGACTTCGTGCCCGCGGAGGGGAGCGTGGCGGTGAACGACGCGACCACCACCGAGCGGTCGGTGAGTGGCGGCAACGACAAGGGGAAGGTCATCACCGGCGCGGTCGCCGGCGCCATTCTCGGGCGCATTCTGGGCGGTGGGGCCAAGGGCGCGGTGATCGGGGCGGCTGGCGGGGCGGCGG
This genomic window contains:
- a CDS encoding EAL domain-containing protein, with amino-acid sequence MTPPPTAQHVFIARQPIFDAADQRVAYELLYRASADATEAGLGRSAAFMCSDTALHALLSIGLDRLTAGTTAFVNITEEHLLGDLYKIFDPSAVVLELLESVDGTAAVVDACARAVSEGYTIALDDYDGRESLDALLPFASIVKIDVLDRDLAALAPTVERLRKMGIAVLAERVETRPALAACKQVGFTLFQGYVFSRPETMDGRAVQVQQVTMFHIMALLNEPNVTDRALEEAFRSHPSLSLALLRIVNAAAFGGRGVDSIPYAIRLIGREALSRWMLIMLVSSVGARNPVTHEAVVAALVRGRFCENITAHDASGDPAARFLVGLLSRMDALLGLPMTEVLDRLPVKEDIREALLEGTGPHAAVLRLANAYEQAEWALVHEESNAAALAELGEMYAEAVMWAGERLSYVKG